The DNA sequence CTTCGGATACTTGCGGTACAGGCGAATAAGCGCCCATGCCGCCCGTATTAGGGCCTTTGTCGCCGTCGTAAGCCCGCTTGTGGTCTTGTGCAACGCCTGAATAGTAGTACTTCGCACCGTTTGCCAGCGCGAACAGCGAGAATTCTTCCCCTTCAAGGTACTCTTCGATGACGACTTTCGGCTTGCCGGCTGCATATTTACCCTGCAGAAGCATGTCGTTCAGTGCATCCAGAGCTTCAGTCATCGTCATCGCAACAACGACGCCTTTTCCGGCTGCCAGACCGTCCGCCTTGATGACGATCGGAACACCATTGGCTTCCACATAAGCAACCGCTGCTTCATAGTCTTCGAATGTCTCGTAGGCTGCAGTCGGGATGCCGTATTTTTTCATCAGGTCTTTTGCGAATTGCTTGGAGCATTCCAAGTCGGCCGCTTTTTTGCTAGGTCCGAATACTTTCAGGCCAGCCGCTTCAAATGCATCCGTAACCCCTTCAAACAAAGGGATTTCCGGTCCGACGAAAGTCCAAGCAATGCCGTTGTCTTTGACGAATTGGATCAATCCTTGGTGGTCGTTTTCCGCAATGTCGACTAACGTGATGCCGTCTTGGGCCATCCCTGGGTTCCCTTTGGCGCAGTAAACAGTCTCCACCAATGGGCTTTGAGTTAATTTTTTGGCGATGGCATGCTCGCGTCCGCCACTGCCGATTACAAGAAGTTTCATCTGTTAGATCCTCCAACCTTTTATATGAAGCTTGATATTACTGAACTGGTGCTTTTTAAACGAGTTCTGAATCCTAGAGTTCTCCGCCTAACGCTGTTCAGGCCCACCCAGCCAAAAGCAGGCTGTTTGGTCCTGAACCTCGTTAGTGCTCAAACTCTGAGCGTAGGATTCATCTCATCTTGTTTTTAGTGTCTGAAGTGTCTTACGCTTGTTTTCAGCATCGTGATGCCGTATTTGTTCGCCATTTCGATTGAATCTTGGTCCTTGATGCTGCCGCCTGGTTGAACGATCGCTTTGATGCCGTGTTTAGCAGCATATTCCACGCTGTCGTTCATCGGGAAGAAAGCATCACTCGCCAATACAGCGCCTTCGATGGCGTTGGCCGCTTCAGCTTGCTCGATGGCGATTTTTACGGATCCGACACGGTTCATCTGGCCTGCGCCGATGCCGACTGTCTGTTTGCTGTTTGCCAATACGATGGCGTTGCTCTTCACGTGCTTGACGACTTTCCAGGCGAAATCCATTGCTTTCATTTCGTCTTCAGTCGGTTGACGCTCGGTCATGACTTCCCAATTGGCTGGCACATCATCAGTGTTGATGTCCTGCGTCTGTTCCAGCATGCCGCCCAATACGGAGACAAATTCTTTTCCGCCTGCTTTTGCGGCAGCGAAGTCCAAA is a window from the uncultured Trichococcus sp. genome containing:
- the purD gene encoding phosphoribosylamine--glycine ligase, with translation MKLLVIGSGGREHAIAKKLTQSPLVETVYCAKGNPGMAQDGITLVDIAENDHQGLIQFVKDNGIAWTFVGPEIPLFEGVTDAFEAAGLKVFGPSKKAADLECSKQFAKDLMKKYGIPTAAYETFEDYEAAVAYVEANGVPIVIKADGLAAGKGVVVAMTMTEALDALNDMLLQGKYAAGKPKVVIEEYLEGEEFSLFALANGAKYYYSGVAQDHKRAYDGDKGPNTGGMGAYSPVPQVSEAMIQEVLDTVVKPTVEAMVAEGIPFKGVVYAGLMITAKGLRVIEFNARFGDPETQVIMNQMASDLAQVIDDILNGKDPVIEMYTDRYTLGVVVAAEGYPEAPMKDIPLPDLDTENADCIVYAAGVKAGEQGLLSNGGRILLVAGQGETLQAAQDKAYRYLNANPIAHTFYRSDIGAKAIRFTEK